The Nitrosospira lacus genome window below encodes:
- a CDS encoding ShlB/FhaC/HecB family hemolysin secretion/activation protein — protein MIRKALNQSPLLPAGGKSWYSGTGGGLTPFWGARGDSFHLAGGLPRRGSIQRFLGKALQAGCFVCLAGWMHASHAQDAIFDVFEYRIQGATLLPVTVVEQAVYPYLGEKKSLQEVEQARDALERAYHESGYLTVLVSIPQQKVDDGVVRLTVTEAPVKRLRVVDSRYFSPADIKAAVPELAEGNVPNFTAMQKQLAALNRTADRGVTPVLRAGKTPGTVEVDLKVKDQLPLHGSIELNSRQIPNTTLTRLSANVSWDNLWHKQHSLGVTGLITPENPDQSKVISANYTMPMALGGFLALYSVYSASDVASVGALNVLGNGLIVGGRYILPLPGSQAFFHTATVGLDYKDFGQTVNLLDGGNFNTPVSYMPFTVGWDGTWLGERRTTKLGLSLNFHVRGLVGDEAEFATKRFKAHSNYVFLRGNFSHTETFRQGWGLHGRASWQIADQPLINNEQSIVGGISTVRGYFEVAALGDDSATAGLEAFTPNYAKHLTTGLEEFHLLAFIDGGYVRVKQPLPGQIDHFNLLGTGTGLRLKARHGFTAEFSWAVALEDVNRTKAGDKRVHFLVRQAW, from the coding sequence ATGATTAGGAAAGCGCTGAATCAGTCTCCGCTTTTGCCGGCGGGCGGCAAGTCCTGGTACAGCGGGACCGGTGGTGGTCTCACCCCTTTCTGGGGGGCGCGGGGTGATTCTTTCCATCTTGCGGGCGGTTTGCCCCGCAGGGGATCGATTCAGCGATTTCTTGGCAAGGCGCTGCAAGCGGGATGTTTCGTTTGTCTGGCTGGATGGATGCATGCGTCCCACGCGCAGGATGCGATATTCGATGTATTCGAATACCGCATCCAGGGTGCGACATTGTTGCCGGTCACCGTCGTGGAGCAGGCGGTTTATCCCTACCTGGGCGAAAAGAAATCATTGCAGGAGGTGGAACAGGCGCGCGATGCATTGGAGCGCGCCTATCATGAGTCGGGTTACCTGACGGTTCTGGTGAGTATTCCGCAGCAAAAAGTCGATGACGGAGTCGTCAGGCTGACGGTGACCGAAGCACCGGTGAAGCGCTTGCGCGTGGTCGATTCACGCTATTTCAGCCCGGCCGATATCAAAGCCGCGGTGCCTGAACTGGCGGAGGGGAATGTGCCGAACTTCACCGCAATGCAGAAGCAGCTTGCCGCCCTGAACCGCACCGCCGATCGCGGCGTTACGCCGGTTTTACGGGCGGGTAAAACGCCCGGCACGGTGGAAGTCGATCTGAAGGTGAAGGATCAGTTGCCGCTGCACGGCAGCATAGAACTGAACAGCCGCCAGATTCCGAATACGACACTGACGCGGCTCAGCGCGAATGTGAGCTGGGACAATCTATGGCACAAGCAGCATAGTCTGGGAGTGACCGGGCTCATCACGCCTGAGAATCCCGACCAGAGCAAGGTCATTTCAGCCAACTACACCATGCCCATGGCGCTCGGTGGCTTTCTCGCCTTGTATAGCGTCTATTCCGCGTCCGACGTGGCTTCGGTGGGCGCGCTCAATGTGCTGGGCAACGGCCTGATAGTCGGAGGGCGCTACATCCTGCCGCTGCCGGGAAGTCAAGCATTTTTCCATACCGCGACGGTGGGGCTGGACTACAAGGATTTCGGGCAGACAGTGAATCTTCTGGACGGCGGCAACTTCAATACGCCTGTCAGCTATATGCCCTTTACCGTGGGGTGGGATGGCACCTGGCTGGGAGAACGGCGCACCACCAAACTTGGGTTGTCACTGAATTTCCATGTGCGCGGTCTGGTCGGGGACGAAGCCGAATTTGCCACCAAACGTTTCAAGGCACACTCCAATTACGTGTTTCTGCGCGGCAATTTTTCCCATACCGAAACCTTCCGCCAGGGATGGGGCTTGCATGGGCGCGCCAGCTGGCAGATCGCGGACCAACCGCTTATCAATAACGAGCAGTCCATCGTCGGCGGGATCAGTACGGTGCGCGGCTATTTCGAAGTCGCGGCATTGGGTGACGACAGCGCCACGGCGGGACTGGAAGCTTTTACGCCCAATTACGCGAAGCATCTGACCACCGGGCTGGAAGAATTCCATCTGCTGGCTTTTATAGACGGGGGTTATGTGCGGGTGAAGCAGCCATTGCCCGGACAGATCGACCATTTCAATCTGCTCGGCACCGGAACGGGTTTGCGCCTCAAGGCCCGGCACGGTTTTACGGCTGAATTCAGCTGGGCGGTGGCGCTGGAAGACGTGAACAGAACGAAAGCAGGGGATAAACGCGTGCATTTCCTGGTGCGGCAGGCATGGTGA
- a CDS encoding PEP-CTERM sorting domain-containing protein has product MKMNFKLKALAVAAIMAASAPAFAAIDGGPTGNGELLLNVRYYGGDSATSGGDDISALFDLGLKMNDALAANSSLTGLTGTWNLNSGAYGASWNQLLSFVGAANTGKIEFNVIALDDTDRNLAGGSRYLTTGSVDAWPSQGNTNVKGFNGMDQYLTANNSRGTHATDANGASVATPTDAPNTFFGAIGGLTQGDNWLAKTTVDTTQVLGTEQNFWFLTTSSTSNLAQATKTPFGVDLNHDGVIGAGEFTKVTLNEAGVLNITSPVPEADTWAMLLAGLGMLGAMVRRRTGV; this is encoded by the coding sequence ATGAAAATGAACTTCAAGCTTAAGGCACTCGCGGTCGCCGCCATCATGGCAGCCTCGGCGCCGGCTTTTGCCGCCATCGACGGCGGCCCGACCGGCAACGGCGAACTCCTGCTCAACGTACGCTACTACGGGGGCGATTCCGCTACCTCCGGTGGGGATGACATCTCGGCCCTGTTCGATCTGGGCTTAAAAATGAACGATGCGCTCGCCGCGAACAGCAGCCTGACCGGCCTCACCGGAACGTGGAACCTTAACTCCGGTGCCTACGGCGCCTCCTGGAATCAACTGTTGAGTTTTGTCGGTGCGGCCAATACGGGCAAAATCGAATTCAATGTGATCGCTCTGGACGACACCGACCGGAATCTCGCCGGCGGTTCGCGCTATCTGACCACGGGCAGCGTGGATGCCTGGCCGAGCCAAGGGAATACGAACGTGAAAGGATTTAACGGCATGGATCAGTATCTCACCGCCAACAACAGCCGCGGCACCCATGCCACCGACGCCAACGGCGCCAGTGTTGCCACGCCGACAGATGCCCCCAATACCTTCTTCGGCGCAATTGGCGGTTTGACCCAAGGTGACAACTGGTTGGCGAAGACCACGGTCGACACCACCCAGGTACTGGGTACGGAGCAGAACTTCTGGTTCCTGACGACTTCCTCCACTTCCAATCTCGCCCAGGCCACCAAGACACCTTTTGGTGTTGACCTGAATCACGACGGCGTTATCGGCGCGGGCGAGTTCACCAAGGTTACATTGAACGAAGCCGGTGTCCTCAACATCACCAGCCCGGTGCCGGAAGCCGATACCTGGGCCATGCTGCTGGCCGGGCTCGGCATGCTCGGCGCGATGGTCCGCCGCCGGACAGGGGTCTGA